In one Rhopalosiphum padi isolate XX-2018 chromosome 3, ASM2088224v1, whole genome shotgun sequence genomic region, the following are encoded:
- the LOC132925214 gene encoding plexin-A3-like has protein sequence MAGNLSSAKFEEQNHTQLSLMRKLINMVNAQRLGKNRGHWNHKASINGLVIVVVLLVTCAAISCAYPTDIAETNNTRRINNCSALKTCQKCAEWGSCVWSLERQACFADYGMTLSLAVRTNTDCPRVTVVEKVTYAAHLPYVYKVKVSNDVTGFVAFLKQTQVSCVMLDVTRPAEMSGDTISCAPVNKSDLGFDHQTLMTYHCYVMFGEGDTILRMDDGADSFFTVYDEFYYGYRPDEGCVACLWDVGQYAYYFKWCPSWNTVTGQYKYYVGYSDIDRNAAMPANDRLSATVPASSGCEDVRILSVEPLSALWTGGVRVNVTVNNHVTLADGGGEVKVTVAGRKCAQLTLMDRGTGVTCVLAVAGPGYVRPRADVTGPVLITYGPSSLSVESAQTFQLVYPEITGISPSCGTLVGSTLLTIRGRQLDAGSLVTVNVTATDGGSSSVPCEVVARYNDRILCLTGPSDRVMTGTVSVVFDKTLRIQDGSFVFIYTLEPVLAAGQQFGGIASGGMTVPVRGTGFSCVGNATMYADRGGVRHVASDHCSPVNDTYMVCRTPKLDGPTAGALPERLRFGFRVRQADGHVFDMTPHPDNDGYEAYADPKLEDFFVSAANRLVLISGVDLGKGYGPSDVGVVGFTNKVIPAVCHVKTITRRHIVCELAPPADLNSVAVVVVTIGHQFSSQLILRNIPVDESDFFLEVLKG, from the exons ATGGCTGGAAATCTTTCATCTGCAAAATTTGAGGAGCAAAACCATACGCAATTG agtcTCATGCGAAAATTGATAAACATGGTGAACGCCCAACGTCTAGGAAAAAATAGAGGTCATTGGAACCATAAAGCTTCTATTAATGGATTAGTAATCGTAGTG GTATTGCTCGTTACGTGTGCCGCCATATCGTGCGCCTATCCGACGGACATAGCTGAGACCAACAACACAAGAAGGATCAATAATTGCTCGGCACTGAAGACCTGTCAAAAATGCGCTGAATGGGGATCGTGCGTTTGGTCGCTGGAACGTCAGGCGTGCTTCGCCGATTACGGAATGACGCTGTCGCTGGCGGTACGCACCAACACCGATTGTCCTCGGGTGACGGTTGTCGAAAAGGTGACGTATGCGGCTCATCTGCCTTACGTGTACAAGGTAAAGGTGTCCAACGACGTAACCGGGTTCGTGGCGTTTCTCAAGCAGACGCAGGTGTCGTGTGTCATGTTGGATGTAACGCGTCCCGCAGAGATGTCCGGCGACACGATCAGTTGCGCTCCGGTGAACAAATCAGATCTGGGCTTCGACCACCAGACGTTGATGACCTATCACTGTTACGTGATGTTCGGCGAGGGTGACACGATACTGCGGATGGACGACGGCGCCGATAGTTTCTTTACGGTGTACGACGAATTTTACTACGGCTACCGGCCGGACGAAGGTTGCGTGGCCTGTCTGTGGGACGTGGGACAGTACGCGTACTATTTCAAGTGGTGCCCAAGCTGGAACACAGTCACGGGCCAGTACAAGTACTACGTCGGTTACAGCGATATCGATCGCAATGCCGCGATGCCGGCCAACGACCGCCTTTCGGCCACGGTGCCCGCGTCTTCCGGGTGTGAGGACGTGCGCATCCTGTCCGTGGAACCGTTGTCCGCTCTGTGGACGGGTGGCGTGCGCGTCAACGTTACTGTGAATAACCACGTGACGTTGGCCGACGGTGGCGGTGAGGTGAAAGTTACCGTGGCCGGCCGCAAGTGCGCACAACTGACGTTGATGGATCGCGGGACCGGAGTCACGTGCGTGCTGGCCGTTGCAGGCCCCGGTTACGTGCGACCGCGAGCCGATGTGACGGGCCCGGTACTCATCACCTACGGGCCATCGTCTCTGTCGGTCGAGTCGGCGCAAACGTTCCAGTTGGTCTACCCCGAGATCACTGGCATCAGCCCGTCGTGCGGCACACTGGTCGGTAGCACGCTGCTCACGATCCGCGGACGACAACTGGACGCCGGCAGTCTCGTGACCGTAAACGTTACCGCGACCGACGGCGGATCGTCGTCGGTACCATGTGAAGTGGTCGCCCGGTACAATGACCGCATCCTTTGCCTGACCGGGCCGTCGGACAGGGTCATGACCGGCACCGTTTCCGTGGTATTCGACAAGACGCTGCGCATCCAAGACGGTTCGTTCGTGTTCATCTACACCTTAGAGCCCGTCTTAGCCGCCGGTCAACAATTCGGAGGTATCGCATCCGGTGGTATGACCGTGCCAGTGCGCGGGACCGGATTTTCCTGCGTCGGTAACGCAACGATGTACGCAGACCGAGGTGGCGTCCGCCACGTCGCCTCCGACCACTGCAGCCCGGTCAACGACACGTACATGGTTTGCCGCACTCCAAAACTGGATGGGCCGACTGCCGGTGCCTTACCGGAACGGTTACGTTTTGGGTTTCGCGTTCGGCAAGCCGACGGTCACGTTTTCGACATGACGCCGCATCCAGACAACGACGGGTACGAGGCGTATGCCGACCCCAAGTTGGAGGATTTCTTCGTGTCGGCCGCCAATCGGTTAGTGCTAATTAGCGGTGTGGACTTGGGAAAAGGTTACGGGCCTTCGGACGTCGGAGTCGTTGGGTTTACGAATAAAGTGATCCCAGCCGTTTGTCACGTGAAAACCATCACCCGGCGCCACATCGTTTGCGAGTTAGCCCCGCCGGCCGATCTGAACAGCGTCGCCGTCGTAGTCGTCACTATCGGCCACCAATTCTCCAGCCAACTCATCTTGAGAAATATCCCAGTTGATGAGtcggatttttttttagaagtacTTAAAGGATAA
- the LOC132926424 gene encoding LOW QUALITY PROTEIN: ornithine decarboxylase-like (The sequence of the model RefSeq protein was modified relative to this genomic sequence to represent the inferred CDS: deleted 1 base in 1 codon): MMEVKEQIHVIDNQVTVEEIIKDIVKTKEILDPFYVFDVGDLVNKVIKWQQTLPHIKPFYTVKCNDNSLVLEILAVLGINFNCSSKGEIKKILDLGVNSSRIIFSNPAKIASHIKYAKSTCINLTKFDSKWELFKIKSLYPSCELLIELSYGAQCPLGIKFGCNPLTEAPSLMAMAYSLGLSVVGVSFQVDSKYNEPTIFRKAITASAHIFKIGQIIGFKNMRLLSIGGGFPGNKNTSLDNDITDIVNDTLNKWFPPNNGVTIIAEPGRYFVASAFTLSTKIHSIKNHSNDENHIKYFINDGVYGSFNNILYDHSVVVPKSLYEFPMRPIFQSSIWGPTCDGLDQVVKFVNMPLMEMGDWIVFEDMGAYTISIASKFSGFSLPKIFAVANDSIWKYLKNSTSISESYFSTMPIIAVIKTMRSESSEDDHTWNENDL; encoded by the exons atgatgGAAGTAAAAGAACAAATTCATGTCATTGATAATCAAGTGACTGTTGAAGAAATTATTAAGGATATAGTTAAAACAAag gaaATATTAGATCCATTTTATGTATTTGATGTTGGCGATCTTGtgaataaagtaataaagtGGCAGCAAACATTACCGCATATAAAACCTTTTTATA ctGTGAAATGTAACGACAACTCGCTCGTACTAGAAATTTTGGCTGTGCTTGGAATAAACTTTAATTGTTCTTCCAAA ggtgaaataaaaaaaatcttggaTCTGGGAGTGAACTCTTCTCGTATCATTTTTTCTAATCCTGCAAAAATAGCTTCACATATCAAATATGCCAAGAGCACAtgcattaatttaacaaaatttgatAGTAAATGGGAACTATTCAAAATAAAGTCTTTGTATCCATCCTGCGA attgCTTATAGAACTTAGTTATGGTGCACAGTGTCCTCTAGGTATCAAATTTGGGTGTAATCCTCTAACCGAAGCACCATCATTAATGGCAATGGCCTATAGTTTAGGGTTGTCTGTAGTTGGAGTAAGCTTTCAAGTTGACTCAAAATACAATGAACCGACAATTTTTAGAAAAGCAATTACTGCTTCAgcacatattttcaaaattggccAGATAATAGGTTTCAAAAATATGCGCTTGTTGAGCATTGGTGGCGGATTTCCTGGAAATAAAAACACTTCTTTGGATAATGAC attacagATATAGTGAATGATACACTTAATAAATGGTTCCCTCCAAATAATGGAGTGACCATAATAGCAGAACCTGGTAGATATTTTGTGGCTTCAGCATTTACATTATCtacaaaaatacattcaattaaaaatcattcaaatgatgaaaatcatattaaatatttcattaatgatGGAGTGTATggttcttttaataatattctttatgatCACTCAGTTGTTGTTCCTAAATCTTTATAT gAATTTCCGATGCGTCCAATTTTTCAAAGTTCCATCTGGGGACCTACTTGTGATGGTTTAGATCAAGTTGTTAAATTTGTGAACATGCCACTGATGGAAATGGGTGATTGGATTGTTTTTGAAGACATGGGAGCTTATACAATATCAATAGCTAGCAAATTTAGTGGATTCTCACTTCCCAAGATCTTTGCTGTCGCTAATGATAGTATTTG gaaatatttgaaaaactcAACATCAATATCTGAaagttatttttcaacaatGCCCATTATTGCTGTTATCAAAACGATGCGATCAGAATCCAGTGAAGATGAT CATACATGGAATGAAAACGATTTGTAA